A stretch of Clostridium formicaceticum DNA encodes these proteins:
- a CDS encoding ATP-binding protein has translation MEYKLWHDFTQKGILSLEVEENISRSWKTSRIYNVPCEALYKEQELSAFLLEKLLHRHKQHLTFTKEYLNGIAQGFRENIQKADYGIFLLNNEGYLLQTINNFSDKEEKLLGLSVGVNWGVNMKGTTAIGLTLEHNRHEVVKNYQHYQQRYHPYITEAIPIKNPQGDMIYILGLLSSTLQHSKLLSTLGRMTVRAIENEMVAIRYKSEVKELTEKVRKQNKRYETQTNLLNYILDNTREMIFIMNEEGKYILLNKASWKFMKENQVYNLRDIYEKLQVYNLEGKRMTKEEDTSLSIFTGKPIYTCKTMIRNLKGEEAYYHIHAIPYCDDLDRKLAIGIVEDITDYVKLQEVKNSFKSKAEQLEMIINTISDGVAILSPEGEYIMMNPACLKILPCLGRSKKGHYKIYDEVVEEKACSIIDKKSFGVVPCLKIKKQNDDKVYTEMAKEKICNISMIDKKGNVIGVEDYPLLKVLKGKKIKNQVFIINRNRKITYIQLSGSPVFDVDGKVAYAVISVNDITKIKKQEMKIKQQKEFINNVMNAVGAPMAVITYPDYVHKYLNHVYLEIISRIAGKNLTYEDIIGKTIYEILPPAYSRFMKHRKETLISEEITERAKMLSVKTPQGDGQYYQVVYTMLPNGGDGQKQMVVVGMDVTPQVKLQKETERLTKSREEYFATISHELRSPITIIHSVVQMLKSEYYTRHLTDGTKRLVSKVEKNTLRLLRLVNNFLDITRAEAGFMKLTLTNTNLVTYTDFIVESILPIGEKKNIEIDFSYDCSTATIALDVEKYERILLNLLSNAFKFTESNGKIQVYIQEDEEYMKVGVKDSGIGIAQEEVDKIFNRFYIAEHINKGEHRGTGIGLSLVKKLMEFMGGKIEVYSQKGNGSEFILFFPKKLEANSLNTKIDKQQLTENAYLELENIP, from the coding sequence GTGGAGTATAAGCTATGGCATGATTTTACGCAAAAAGGTATTTTATCCTTAGAAGTTGAGGAAAATATTTCCAGGAGTTGGAAAACTTCAAGAATTTATAATGTTCCATGTGAAGCACTTTACAAAGAACAGGAACTGAGTGCTTTCTTACTGGAAAAATTACTTCATCGACATAAGCAGCATTTAACATTTACAAAAGAATACCTTAATGGAATTGCTCAAGGCTTCAGGGAAAATATTCAGAAAGCAGATTATGGTATATTTTTACTCAACAATGAAGGATATTTGCTTCAAACGATAAACAATTTTTCTGACAAAGAGGAAAAACTATTGGGATTAAGTGTGGGGGTAAATTGGGGAGTAAACATGAAGGGTACAACAGCCATAGGACTTACACTGGAACATAATAGACATGAGGTTGTAAAAAACTATCAACACTATCAACAGAGATATCATCCCTACATAACAGAGGCTATACCAATAAAAAATCCTCAAGGAGATATGATCTATATATTAGGACTATTAAGTTCTACACTTCAACATAGTAAATTGTTGAGTACTTTAGGTAGAATGACAGTAAGGGCAATAGAGAATGAAATGGTTGCTATAAGATATAAAAGTGAAGTAAAAGAGTTAACAGAGAAGGTTAGAAAACAAAATAAGCGATATGAAACCCAGACAAATTTATTAAACTACATATTGGATAATACCAGAGAAATGATTTTTATCATGAATGAAGAAGGAAAATATATTCTATTAAATAAAGCTTCTTGGAAATTTATGAAGGAAAATCAGGTGTATAACTTAAGAGATATTTATGAAAAGCTACAAGTATATAATTTAGAGGGAAAAAGAATGACAAAGGAAGAGGATACCAGCCTGTCGATTTTTACAGGAAAACCAATATATACGTGTAAAACCATGATAAGAAACCTTAAGGGAGAAGAAGCTTATTATCATATTCACGCAATACCTTATTGTGATGATCTTGACAGAAAACTGGCTATTGGCATTGTAGAAGATATTACCGATTATGTTAAGTTGCAGGAAGTGAAGAATAGTTTTAAAAGTAAGGCAGAACAGCTGGAGATGATTATCAATACTATTTCTGATGGGGTGGCTATTTTAAGTCCTGAAGGGGAGTATATTATGATGAACCCTGCATGTCTTAAAATACTGCCTTGTTTAGGGCGGAGTAAGAAAGGTCATTATAAGATTTATGATGAAGTAGTTGAAGAAAAAGCATGTAGCATCATAGATAAAAAATCTTTTGGAGTGGTACCTTGTTTAAAGATAAAAAAACAGAATGATGATAAGGTTTATACTGAAATGGCCAAAGAAAAGATATGCAATATTAGCATGATAGATAAAAAAGGTAATGTTATTGGGGTAGAAGACTATCCCCTATTAAAGGTACTGAAGGGTAAAAAGATAAAAAATCAAGTTTTTATTATAAATAGAAATAGAAAGATCACATACATCCAATTAAGTGGCAGCCCTGTATTTGATGTAGATGGTAAGGTGGCATATGCTGTAATTAGTGTAAATGATATTACAAAAATAAAAAAACAAGAGATGAAGATAAAGCAACAAAAAGAGTTTATCAACAATGTTATGAATGCGGTTGGAGCACCCATGGCAGTTATTACTTATCCCGATTATGTTCACAAGTATTTAAATCATGTTTATTTAGAAATTATCTCTAGGATTGCAGGCAAAAATCTAACCTATGAAGATATAATAGGCAAGACGATCTATGAAATTTTACCTCCAGCATATTCTCGATTTATGAAGCACAGGAAAGAAACGCTAATAAGTGAAGAAATAACAGAAAGAGCAAAGATGCTCTCTGTTAAAACACCTCAGGGGGATGGACAGTATTATCAAGTGGTATATACGATGCTCCCTAATGGAGGAGATGGACAAAAACAAATGGTGGTAGTGGGAATGGACGTAACACCGCAGGTAAAATTGCAAAAAGAAACAGAAAGATTAACAAAATCTAGAGAAGAATATTTTGCAACAATTTCTCATGAACTTCGTTCTCCTATTACCATCATACATTCTGTTGTACAAATGCTGAAAAGCGAGTATTATACAAGGCATCTTACAGATGGAACAAAAAGACTTGTGTCTAAAGTAGAAAAAAATACCCTTCGTTTACTGAGACTTGTTAACAACTTTTTAGATATTACTAGAGCAGAAGCGGGATTTATGAAACTAACCCTTACCAACACCAATTTAGTAACCTATACTGACTTTATCGTAGAATCTATTTTGCCCATAGGAGAGAAGAAAAATATTGAAATTGATTTTTCTTATGATTGTAGCACAGCTACGATTGCTTTAGATGTGGAAAAGTACGAACGGATTTTATTGAACTTATTATCTAATGCCTTTAAATTTACAGAAAGCAATGGCAAAATTCAAGTATATATTCAAGAAGATGAGGAGTATATGAAAGTGGGGGTAAAGGACAGTGGGATAGGAATAGCACAAGAGGAAGTAGATAAGATTTTTAACCGTTTTTATATTGCAGAGCATATCAATAAGGGAGAGCATCGGGGAACGGG